Genomic segment of Eretmochelys imbricata isolate rEreImb1 chromosome 24, rEreImb1.hap1, whole genome shotgun sequence:
GATAGACTCCAGTAAAATGGTAATTTCAGATCAGCACGTACTTTTATTATGAAAACAATCTCAATACAGATTTCCATTCAAAGTTAGCATTGCACCAtttgttttctcctcctctccaGTTTATTAAAGTACACCAAAGAAGCCATTAAAAAAACAGCTGGGTGAGTATTTGGCTAGCTGGGTGAACAGGAGGGTAGGTCTGTGTCATTTCTACTTTACAGacggggaagtgaggcacagagacatgaaGGTCCACAGTCATACAgggcacaagaaaaaaaaaaaacagaaccagGAGTCCTCAGTCCTGTCCCTGTGCTGAGATTACACCCCATCTTACGGTCTTTATGCATTGCTGCAAATTGGTGCACATCATGTCAGTTTCACTTACCCGCTTTCACAGGTCACCCTGCTCCACGCCTGAACATCCCTGCGTGCTTTATAAACAATGGAAAAACAGAGCAAGGCTGAAACACATaggagaggcaggaggagagacTGAATATTGCTGTTTACCTTCGTTTTACTAGCATCAAACCTAACCTAATGTTACTGCCAGGGCAGCAGGAAAATCCACAGTTTCCAGGCATGGCGGAGGTGTCGGAACTGGGGACGGCATCCAAAGGAAACGGCTGGGAATGCTGCAGCCTGCACTCCACCAGCACACACTAGGACATACCATGTCATCACTGTTAAGTGCCACTACTCAGCAAGCTTCCCCAGCACCTTTCAAAGTTATCTGGCATGCCTAATAAACTGGGGCTTAGCAATTCGCCTCAGGAGTCTCTAGCCATGAACTCCAGGCACTTGTTACTCACAATACTTCAAgtgttatatttaaaaaaggaCTTCCAcgtgaaaggtgccagatggaCCAGCCGCAGAGACCGAAGTCCACTCTGTATCCATAGACCAGGTAGAACATGGGCAGCAGCAACAAAGGCCTCCCTACTCGCTACCTCCtggctttacagatggggaaactgaggcacgaaacTCCTGTAGGGATAAGAGCGGCGCTCAGTCTCCATGGTTCATCCAATCCCTGGCTAAGGCCGTGAATTAGTACCAATTCTGGTGACGGACCGTGAACGTTTGTTCTATCACAGGAtcgagcccccacccccaaaattcaGTGTGTACCAGCCACTGGATGGTAGCAACCTTGGGCCCCTAACATCCTGAGCTGGCCTTGAACCAGCAACATAGAGGCAAAGGCTCCACATCTCTCTACCAACCAGCGAGTCCTCCCTATTAAGGTTTAAGTTTGAGCCAGGGGTGAACGATGGTGAGGATAGAGAGGATGGAGGAGGTAAGGCCGCACAGCCCCACAAAGCCCGGGTTGGTCTTGTACAGCCCCAGCTTGTCCAGCGGGATGAAGATATCGCAGGCATTTTTCACCACGTCCACAAGCAGAGGGGGGTTGCTCCTCAGCACGTGCACAAGAAGGTGCAGCTGAACTTTCAGCCTCAGCACCAACTGCTGGAGACTGCTGTCTGCTCGGAGCACGTGCCTGGTCTCGCTGCCCTTCGGACGCTTCCCGCACGCCTCCCGCTCCATCAGGAGCCGGATCTCGTAGGCGTCCCTGCTCAGGTTCAGGATCAGCGCAAAGAAGTAAtatctgacaggcagaagggggaaggagagagggtttATCAGCCAATATTTACTGTCCACTAAAGGGACAAAACTCCCACGGACTCCAACAAGAGCGGGTGACCCCCTAAGGCTATGTTACTGCAGCTGATGGGGGGGACGACTGCAGCACAtgcagacatacctgagctagtttTAACAGAGCTGGATCAAGGACCAATCGccatgaagcagcagcagcaagggcggTGATCGCTCGAGCACATGGCGAGCCTGTGCCGCTGCCCACGTCACCATCAGAACCTGACCTGGCTCTAGCCAAGCTACCTTGGGCCGGTGTGCACGTGCTCCAATCACACCTCCCGACGGCAGCTTGGACAGAACCGAAGGATCTTCATCAGAATATAAACGTAGAAGGACGTGTTATTCAGCGGCCGGTCTACAGGCTGAGACaactgagttctattcccagctcctaGCAGGATGTGGGACTGAAGGCTAAAGCTGTGGATTGGGTTCGGCTGAAATGACCGTGGATGAATCCGTCATCTCTCTTGTGCTTTGCTTTAGCCAGCCATTGGACGGATGCAACACACCCTACCTCCTGAAAGGGGCAGGAGGCTTCATGTCTGTCAAGAGCTTTGGGATCTCTGGACAGATGCTAGGGAAGTGTTACTAGAATCCCTTCTGAGGTTCAGCTGCGTGACAGGACAGGTCACCTTATTAGAAGGCAACATGGCCAAGGcagattctcccccctcccagacaTTCATGTGCACCCAGCCCGACATGTGGGGTGTTAAACTGACCTCACTGACCCTGCATGGATGTCAGAAGCAGCATGGTTCACTGCACAGGATGCAGCACCAGATCCCAGTTCTATTCCCAGCGCTGCTGTAACCTTGTTGTGTGCCTGGGACAGTGCGGGGGAAGGGTGAGctgctctgtggctcagtttcctcgCGTGTAAAAGCACGGCTAATGATACTTACCCATTTCTGGGCAGCCCTGAGATCTGCAGACGCAATCTGCTATGTTAAATATTATCACTGCTGCTAATAAAGAGCCTTGGCCATTTTTTCTTGCAAGCGTAGGGGTGCTAACTCCATTGCCTTATGCAAATTCAAAAGTAGGTCTTTATAGTCGACTAGCCACTTCCCAAGGAATTTCTATGGCTTTGCTTCAATGAGCTGCAGCCATAGAAATTGCTGCGGGCTATTGACCCGTTCCCATggtccaccccagaggtggctgcagttcaGTGCTGGGCAAAGTGATTCCTGTATGTAAGGTTAGCCAGGTGCTTTGGGATGGAAAGTGACAGGGagcagggaaaagggaaaaagagCCATGTTATTTCTGTAGCAACACCTGTAGTTAGCAAGATTTTGTCAGAAACTCTCCACCCCTGACACATGCACATGCATTTACCAGGCAGGATCATCCATTACCAGGAAAAGCAAATGGCATGAGCCCAGCCTCACCTGAAGGACCGCTGGCTCCACTTTTCCTGGTCCATGTGAGGGAGGAGGCCTGACTTCCCCGCCCACAGGATGTTGTCACAGGCGAAGTACATGGCTCTGTTCAGGTTGCTGACGGTGATGCAGAAGCGCAAGACCACATCTGAGAGGTGAATGGCTCGCTTCGCCGACTCCAGGGCATCCGCTGAGTTCCCCAGCCGGAACACTGGAACATCAAGCAGGTTGAATGAAGAGTCAGCCAGACACTCCCTGCTGTTGGCACAACCTACTAAGCAAGTCACTGATGCCAAATGGGTCAGTGATCTGGGATAACTGACATCCCTCCTGCCTTCCACGCCACGCTGTGGGGCCACCGACGACCCCCATTGAGCATTGTGGCACAAAATTACAACCAAAGGTAATTAGCAGGGTAAGAAAAACTGCGTTTCTCTTGTTCAGAGACCCGGGAAGCCTCCCATTACATCCCCTCTGAGAAGAAGGTTTCACTTACGCTTGCGCCCCAGGCTCATGTGAGCCTCAAGCTGTTTGATCCTGTTGAGGAAATCAGCACTCGCTCCATTCTTCTGCAGTGTGTAGCCGAGCAAAGTGCAGGCATACTGAGCGGCTCTGAAAGAGACAATAGGAACGAGTCTAGGAACCGCACCTAGCGAGACAGGATTTGCCTTAATGCATCAGTCCAACAAGCCCAGCCTCCTGCCTCCACCAGTGGAAGATGAAACACGCTCTTCTTCCAACCCCGCTTGGCCATCTATGGAGTGCTGCCCGTGGCAGGGAAGAgagatttcttcctgacccctgcagtgATCATCATACTGAAGTATGAGATTCAATTACCAATATTATTACTGGCCAGGAAATTCCTACAGCAGGGAGTTCCACAAGTTGGCCACAGGCTGCTTTAGAAAGTGGTCTGTAAAGCTTACCATTTCTACCCCATGCCCAGTGACTAACCAATGAGGAGAATAACTCGCTTCTCAGCTCTacgaaactctctctctctcacacacacacacacacacacacacacacacacacacacacacacagagtccaaCTAGCTCATTTCATCTGAGGCTTGTTAGACCCTGAAGAGtttaggtttaaaaataaaagcataaagGATCTGATGGCTAACTAAGCCGTCCTGGGGCATgacctcccccatccctgccatgCAGAATGGGCATACCCTGAAATATTTAGCACTTTCCCATTGCAGCTGCACATCTTTGGATAGCATTTACACATCTTTTCAAATGACCCAACATGGGCCAGTTTCTGGACCCAGCTGATGGCACCGGTTTCAATTCTGTTAAGAAGATAGTTCCTGGAGCAAAGCAGAACTCCCTCTAGACTCAATAGCTTCCAACTTATTTTCTTTCCTAGAGGAGAGGGGtaaattccctcccctcccttggTTTTCAACTTTGAGATCAAATTTTTCAAGTTTGGGTACctaagttaggcacctaaataagacCCTGATTCAACAAGGTATTTAATGCATGGGAGTTGTTCCAGTGAAGCCAGTGTTTAAGTGCCTCGCTGCATCACGTCCTAAGTGGGCTGATTTTCACTGCAGCTGAGCTCTTGCAATGCAATGATTTCCATAGATTTTCAACACCTCTGGAAAGGAGGCCACTTATTTAGCGGGCTAACTAGGGATATAAAGACCTAATTTAGGAACACAGGACTAGGACCAAAAGGGACTcctgggtcattgagtccagtgCGTGCTATCACAGccaaccccctcatcccaccCCATTCAGAAACTGATCAAGCTCCATTTTCAAACTGCTTAgaggttgtttgcccccacaactccttctgcgaggctattccagaactttactctTCTGCTGGTGAGAAAGCTCATTCCCAGCCTATATTCctggccagtttatccccatttgttcttgtgccgacactgtcctttagcttaaatagctcttctttcttcccactATATTTAGAGAGCACAACCATATCCCCCTCTCAGCCTTGGTTTTGCTAAGCTAAAGACAAAGCCAAGCTCTTTTAGTCTTCTCTTGTAAGATTGGTTTTCCATTCTAGGGCCCAAATTACAGCTGTAACTGCTTCCCAAAgagagaattattattatttttagtcaTTTCACAGTGGAACCTGGGGAtccagatcagggccccattatgctagcccctatattattattaattatctgtATTACCCTTACATTAACAAGCTAAACATTTTGCATGAGCATTTGCTAAACATTTCATGGGTACTATCATGGGTACTTTAAGGCTTTTATATGTTCTTCCCCTACCCTTCTGGAAAGGGCACACAGAAATTAGAAAACAAATCATATGCCTTGACTTTTGGTATGTGGAAAAAATAGGAGATTCTTAGCAAACTTCAGAGCATGTGACCTCTTAATAAACAGCTCCCTGTTTGACCATGTGGCTTGGTATGAAATTGCAGATCTGACACGTTCATCTCAGCGTAAAGCCAAATACTTTTAACCTAACAGAgacaaaactgtttttaaattaaaaaaaaatcgaaGTAGGTTCTGAGACACACTGTAGACGCTGATAAAAATCTCAGCAGACTTCTACAGATTGTCTCCTCATAAAACGTTTGGCTAGAAAACGTTACCTCCCCCAGCCTACCTTTAAAACATTACTGTCTGATCTTGAACTGCTCTTTCAAATGAATTTAGTCCTCCCAGAATGCGTCACATCGATATCCATGATTTGATCTGCTGTTTATCCCCAGAAAAGGGACAGCCTAGTCAGCTTTCTCCCGCCAACGAGCTTCAATTCCACCCTGGGCAACAGTGTCTAGTCTCCATAACCAATGcagtccccagcctctctgctgagaaggGGGCCCAATTAGTGCCAGTTGTGGTCATGATTTGTCACTCCTAAGATGATCCTTGAAAGAGCCCAAACCCAGCCCTGTTCAGCAGGAAGGAATGCAGCTGCAACAGGTTTGAGGGAGCAAACCTAAACTGGGTTCGGGAGAGAAAATGAGAGgattgcacccccaccccccatcttctGACAATGAGGTTTTTCCTGTTCAAATCATGTAATTCCAAGGGACTGCTTAAGGAAGAGGAACCAGATGAGGCTGGAgttggagcggggggggaggagggagacagagcaattggaaacacttcaagcagatAAACATCATCTGAATAAAAGCAAGCAAACCAAGGAAAAATATGTAACATGCCTGCTGATCATGCTTGCGTTAGATAGGGAAAAGAAGTGTATGTTCATGGAGAACTCAAGGGAGGAAGACAAAACATTACGGAAGCAATTCAACATTAGATCAAACTGAAATGAATGTGTCTCACAAATAATGGCCCCATTTGTGAGTACAGGAACCAGGTTTGATACGAAAAGGCGCTTGAGCACCCCAACTCTCAGCAACTTAAATGCTGCGTgtctcagaatctggcccaaaccTGCAAAGACCAAGGACCCATGTGGGTCATGGAAACAGGACATCACTCTTTGTGGAAGGGCAGGATCGAGGCATGTTTGCAGAGGGAGGAGTGACCAGTGTTGCGAACTCTCGAGATTGTTTTGCCAGCCTCACGGTTTTTGCTATTTTCCTTCAAGTTCCAGCTCCAGGAGTTTTGGAATTACGGGAGAATCTCatcttaaaatttaaaataaaaaggaagtttctagctctaaaggctcagaaaacTAGACAGCAAATACAAAGAACCAAGTTCTCTCCCTTAAATATCATGATTTCTATGACAATTTCATAATTTTGCAGGGACCAGACTCGTCATTTTTCAGCACTGTGGTTAGCAATACTGAAGACACTTCCTACTAAGATGTAGTCTACACTTTGACTGTGAGAACACCTGccttagattattaaaacaaGACAACAAAAGTCACTTCATGTTAGATTTCTCCACTACCCCATTCTCCCATCACACCCCCTTTATCTGCTTCTTCCACAGCTGCATCTTGTCACAACCCTTGACTgtgctctctgcaagtctttaCTTGTTTGTCTAGCACCCAtcacaatggagccctggtctTAGGGTGGGGCATTTAAGGGCTGTGTGACACAGATAAGAAGTTTATTGGACAGTGAAACTAGTTTAACCTGTTCCACTGTGTTCCTCGTGAGCTAGCTCATTGTTCCTGTGTTGAGCACCCTACGTTGCAGCCTAGCTCAAACTGTCCAAGTTAGGAGCGGACACTCTATATACCACTGAGACCTGGTGTGGTTCAGTGGATAAAGTCCTGGGCTGGAAGCCaaaagacctgggttttattcccagcttttCCACTGACTCTGGGCAAACCACTTCCCGTCTCCTGctcatttcccctcccactctgtgTCTTGTCTGCACGCACAAAGCTTGGCACTATGGAGTCCGGATCTTGGTTGGGGCTTGTAGGCACTActctaaaagaaataaatattactACCACCATCACTGGAAAGTTAAGAATCCCAGCTCTCCAGAAGAATACATCACTTTTAGACCCAATGGTTCATAATATATCATACCTTTACATCTGTCAGTGTCTCCTGGGTCTAGCAGTGATTTGTTACCCCAGCTCTGGGACCAAACACAGCAaatcaggaattattttggggaagttctaaggcctgtattatacaggaggtcagatgaaatgataacagtggtcccttctggccttggaaactatgaaATCCTGAAATCGATGAAATCAGAAATTTTAGGTTCTTGAACATCTGCTTCGTGCAGGAGTAACCTGCTtctagaaggtttcagagtaacagccgtgttagtctgtctttgtatgggggtgggggggtgagaaaacctggatttgtgctggaaatggcccaccttgattatcatgcacattgtagggagagtggtcacttttgataagctattaccagcccgagagtgagtttgtgtgtgtggtttttggaggggggtgagggagtgagagaacctggatttgtgctggaaatgacccaccttgattatcatacacattgtgaagatagtggtcactttggatgggctattaccagcaggagagtgagtttgtgtggggggggcagagggtgagaaaacctggatttgtgctggaaatggcccaacttgatgatcactttagataagctattaccagcaggacagtggggtgggagggggtattgtttcatggtctctgtgtatataatgtcttctgcagtttccacggtatgcatccgaggaagtgagctgtagctcacgaaagctcaggctcaaataaattggttagtctctaaggtgccacaagtactccttttctttttgcttctagAAGGTATTTCCAATCGCGATCATGTGGCGCTGAAAACTCTGATGTCAGATCCTGCGCATCCCAGAAGCTGCCCATTAACTTCATAGCAAAGGGACAACAAGCGTTTCAATGCCTTGGTCTTAAGGGTTTATTAGTCATTTGTTCAGAGGGGATTATCAAACTGTCTTCTGCATGGTTTTCATTCCCACCCAGCAGTCAAAACAAATAATCTTTTTAAGATACTAGTTTGCACTAGctaattcttttcttttaagaGCACCTTTCTATCCaccaatcccaaagcactttacaataaagCATTAAAACATCCTGAtaggtattatccctattttacaaaagggaaaactgaggcacaacacaGTTAAGAAACTATACAAGAAATCACGGGTGCCAGAAataaacccaggagtcctggcacccagtcCTCAGTTCTAACTACTAGCCAATATTCCCTTATGGAGCTGTGAACAGAAATCAGGTGTCCTAATTCCCCATTCTATACTAATATTTATTAGACCACAAACACACTTTCCCCCAAAATGCCCATGCATGGCTTTTTCCTAATCTAGAGGCTTTTCTGACACAAACTGGAGTCCATCAAACTGTCTCTGTTCGATTTAGACAGAGAGGTTAggcttgttttttctctttggTTGCCTAAGAAGTTTTCTATTGTTTATTGGGAGACTAAACTAGTCACAGAATTGGTGCTATTAATAATGTAAGAAAAGAATTTGTTTAAAACTACATAATTATGACTTGACAGCAGTTCCCCTACAGGGGTCTGATCCAGCACACACTGCTTTTTCTAGTGACTAATGGGGAACTTTGTTGAGTATTTTTCAAACtgtaataaatattatttattatttgcaatgcagtagcacctaggagctccaaCCATCGACATTGATCCCAGGCTGCTAGgcatgtacaaacacagaacaaaaagacagactcTGCCCCAAATGCACCATAAAGCTTCACCCTCCTTTGATTCGCCACAGAATACAAGTAAAAACAAGCTACCAAGAAAACAAATTCATAAGAAGAATCTTTTAAACGTTTCTCATTTCTGGCTGGCTGAAAAAGCCTACATATGCCCAAACTTGCCTGCTccattggggaaaaaatgctTATTAATGACCAGAATTTAAATCTAACCCCACAATGAttatggaaactttttttaaaaaaatggaagccCAGCTTTTCCAGAACATAGGGAAAAGCACGACTAGTGAATTGATTTCACAAGCAAAGAAATCCTCTAGGCAGTCAACCTCTCTCTAGGCTGGGACGAGGGTTTTCAAGGGGATATGCAAGACCAATGCCGCTTCCAGGCAGGAAAACACTAGCTTCTCGCTGCTTACCTACAGGGCTTGCTATACCCCGGCCTTCTCTATATATTGCTTAACCAGTTCATTGCAAGGTAATTCCAGCTCCACAGAAAAACAACATGACATTACAGAAGAATAGGATTTTTTGGCCTGTATAGGAGGGGAAATCTAACAGAGCTGCATTATATATAATAACTATTGCCCAGCAAAGGTATTTTTCAGGATTACAAGACCAAAGAGCCACTGAAAATTTAAAAGCAACACGTTTAAAATAgataaacagaaatatacatgGCATAAAAAAAGATCAACTAGTGGAACTCGATACTGTAGGGAAGTGTTTCTCAACCAGAAGAGAGATGAAAGACTATCAGGGAGATGGCGAGGCACTGAAAGTGTTATTTCAGTCTAAAGCAAAGCAAATCTCattcccccactcccttcctcttCAAGGTCAAATATTCTTTGTCAGcctcttaacacacacacacacatcattacACAGACGTAACACCGTTATCACGGATACATTTCTTACTCTTATTTTTATTGTCAATATAAAGGGATTTCAAGGGGTCGCCAGCCTGAATAGGTTTAGAAACATTCCTATAGGTTTGGTGGTTTTGTTGCTTTTTCCCCCACCAGACAAATAGCTtaagtctcttttttaaaatattaggtGCCGATCTCAAAGATTTGTAGCTATAATAAAATTTCATCTATTGAGTCTCATTCTTCAGGGTATGAGCTAGGAGTCAAGAAGGAAAGTCTTTCCCACAAGCCCAGAGGATAATCTGGCACATGACCATTCCCTGGGACATTAACCATAAGATGCCATGGGCATTGGGGAAACCAGACTTAGGCCTGGTCAACACATAGGTTgctgtaccagtataactgttgGTTAGGAGTGTAGTTTTTAACAGAAAGTTATATCGGGACAATCCCCAGAGTGGATGCAGTTACACCGTTTTAAAGGTGCCTTAGGCTAGTATAGCTTATTTCCCTTCCCATAagctatactggtgtaactgtgcCCACGCTACAGTGGTTGTACTTGTTTACCATACTAGGACAGTTAAAGTGGTAACAACTTTTTGTGCAGATAAGCCCTTAGATGGGACTATTGGTCTGGCCAAATTCCCAAGACACACGTTGATTATCATACAAGTTTGCCTCTGTCCTGCACAAACCTCAGCCCTGAAAATCCATGAAAATTACAAGGATTGGGGAAAGAAGGGAGAGGCCAAGCGTTCTTCTGGTGAGCCAACAAAAACAGCAAGTGATTAGGATTCCACAGGGACTGATgccttgtctagactagaaaGGGTTTGTTGTATAGCTATACCGGCTAAGCTTCCTACTAGAGACATaacttatactggcaaaaaagaTCATTTGCTGGTACTGTATAGCTTATACTAGTTTCCTGAATGAAACAAGCTGTACTGACAAAGGGAACGTCTATGCGGCTTGCAACAGAGAGCTTCCCAGCCCAATCAACAGACTCAAGCTTGAGGAGTTCACGCCAGCATCCTCAAAATTGCTGTACAGACAGCattttgaagttgcagctcaggctggagcatgGGCTCGGAAGCCCACCCTCACCCCTCGGGTTCAGAGCCTGGGATGCAACTAACAAAGCATGGTCTACACAACTTTTTCAGAGTGCTAGCACACAAAGGTAACCTCAAGTCTGTTGatccaggctgggggaggctcgCTGCTGCAGGCTGCATAGACGTACCCAAAAGGACTTTTTTGCCACTGTAACTAAATCTAcacaaacaacaaggagtccggtggcaccttaaagactaacagatttatttgggcataaccttttgtgggtaaaaatccagttcttcagatgcatggagtgaaaattacagatggagGCATATGTCAGTACATAATGCCTGcagctgtaattttcactccatgcatctgaagaagtgggtttttacccacgaaagcttatgcccaaataaatctgttagtctttaaggtgccaccggactccttgctgtttttgtggatacagactaacagagctACCCCTGGATACTTAAATCTACACAgaggcttttgctggcatagctagtGGGTTCAGGGTGtgattcccccccacactcctgatACCGGTACGCCAGCAAAACCTTGACctgcagaccaggcctaactcTCGTGGTGCATTTGCTGCAACATGTCACTGTTCTGACACTAATGTCACAACGGCATTTCACAGGGCCTGTCGATTGAATGCAGGCACCACTCCCGGGAGGATCCCACAAAGCCAGGACTCACCCCAGGGTCACCTCAATCCCTTCCCTCTGGCGCAGGGCCAACCCCGCTACTCACCGGCAACCCTTGGCTTGTTAGGCCCCAGACTTCCCCACACATTTTGAGGGGCTGATACCGCACCTGAAAACCCGCTCCTTGGCTTGGCTCTGGGCACTGAACTGCACCCAGAAATCCATGGTGCTGGTGGCCCTCCTCCAGGCACAGCCAGGCCCGAGGTCTTCGGGGCTTCCTAGGGGAGCTCCTctcgccctcctcccctgggcctcCCGGTGCAGCTCCGCCGGGGTGGCGCTCTgcctgcggggggggcggggggggggggcctccgcCTAGGGCCTCCCGGTGCAGCTCCGCCGGGGGGGGGCGCTctgcttgcggggggggggggctccgccTTGGGCCTCCCGGTGCAGctccgccgggggggggggctccgccTAGGGCCTCCCGGTGCAGCTCCGCCTAGGACCTCTTGGTGCAGGAGTCTAAACCGGAGGAGGGCGGGTCGCTCCGTtcccggggaggggggtgttgaAGTCCCCGCCGGTCACAGGCGAGACGGTTGCAGCCACTTCCGGGAACGAAACGGTGGCGCCCAGGGGTCAAATTTGGAGAAACCAAGGCGATATGGCTGCGCCCCCTAGAGCTCAGCAGAGGAAGCGCAGCAGCTGTTCTGCCCGTAGCCCCCGGCCCgcgccccttccctgcctgttACAGAGACGATTCTCCAGCAGGCCTATCCCTGGGCTAGGACCAGAGTCCCCCTTCCTCCAGCTCCTATCTCCCAGTCCCCCAAATCAGCACCCCTTCATCCAGTCCACCCAATCCAGTATGCCAATCGCCTCATAActcagccccctgcctcccccctgcacccctcaaTGGCCAGGGATTT
This window contains:
- the PEX11B gene encoding peroxisomal membrane protein 11B, which gives rise to MDFWVQFSAQSQAKERVFRAAQYACTLLGYTLQKNGASADFLNRIKQLEAHMSLGRKLFRLGNSADALESAKRAIHLSDVVLRFCITVSNLNRAMYFACDNILWAGKSGLLPHMDQEKWSQRSFRYYFFALILNLSRDAYEIRLLMEREACGKRPKGSETRHVLRADSSLQQLVLRLKVQLHLLVHVLRSNPPLLVDVVKNACDIFIPLDKLGLYKTNPGFVGLCGLTSSILSILTIVHPWLKLKP